The Xanthomonas sp. DAR 80977 nucleotide sequence GCCGAGGCCGGCGGCGAGGCATGATCGACGACACGGCGCCGGCGCCGCGCAGGCGCCGGCGGGAGGACCCGGCATGAGCGGTTTCGCACACAGCGTCGGCGGCCAGACCTGGCGCTTCGACGACCTCAAGGACCTGCTGGCCAAGGCCACGCCGGCGCGTTCGGGCGACCGCCTGGCCGGGCTGGCCGCGGACAGCGAGCCGCAGCGGGTGGCGGCGCAGATGGCGCTGGCCGACCTGCCGCTGCGGCACTTCCTCGACGAGGCGGTGATCCCCTACGAGGACGACGAGGTGACCCGGCTGATCGTGGACAGCCACGACGCCGCCGCGTTCGCGCCGGTGGCGCACCTCACCGTCGGCGGCTTCCGCGACTGGCTGCTGGGCGAGGCGGCCGACGACGTCGCACTGGCGGCGCTGGCGCCGGGGCTGACCCCGGAAATGGCGGCGGCGGTGTCCAAGCTGATGCGCATCCAGGACCTGGTGCTGGTGGCGCAGAAGATCCGCGTGGTCACCGCGTTCCGCAACACGCTCGGATTGCGCGGGCGGCTGTCCACCCGCCTGCAGCCCAACCACCCCACCGACGACCTGGCCGGCATCGCCGCCAGCGTGCTCGACGGGCTGCTGTACGCCAACGGCGATGCGGTGATCGGGATCAACCCGGCCAGCGACAACACCCAGACCATCTGCGAACTGCTGAAGATGCTCGACGCGGTGATCGCCGGCTACCAGATCCCGACCCAGGCCTGCGTGCTGACCCACGTCACCACCTCGATCGAGGCGATCGAACGCGGCGTGCCGCTGGACCTGGTGTTCCAGTCCATCGCCGGCACGCAGAAGGCCAACGCCAGCTTCGGCATCGACCTGGCGCTGCTGCAGGAAGGCTACGAGGCCGGACTGAGCCTCGGGCGCGGCAGCGTCGGCGACAACGTGATGTATTTCGAGACCGGCCAGGGCAGCGCGCTGTCGGCCGACGCGCACCACGGCGTGGACCAGCAGACCTGCGAGGTGCGCGCCTACGCGGTGGCGCGCCGCTTCAAGCCGCTGCTGGTCAACACCGTGGTCGGCTTCATCGGCCCCGAGTACCTGTACGACGGCAAGCAGATCATCCGCGCCGGGCTGGAGGACCACTTCTGCGGCAAGCTGCTCGGCGTGCCGATGGGCTGCGACATCTGCTACACCAACCATGCCGAGGCCGACCAGGACGACATGGACGTGCTGCTGACCCTGCTCGGCACCGCCGGGATCAACTTCATCATGGGCATCCCCGGCTCCGACGACGTGATGCTCAACTACCAGACCACCTCGTTCCACGATGCGCTGTACGCGCGCCAGGCGCTGGGCCTGCGCCCGGCGCCGGAGTTCGAGGCCTGGCTGGAGCGGCTGGACATCCTGCGCCTGGACAACGGCCGCTTCCGCCTCGGCCACGAGCCGCCGGCCGCGTTCCGGCGCGCGCTGGCGCAACTGGGCTGAGCGCGCCGCATATGCACGACGACAGCGAACGCTCCTCCCGCGCCGATCCCTGGGCCGCGCTGCGCCGGCTGACCCCGGCGCGCATCGCTCTGGGCCGCACCGGGACCAGCCTGCCGACCGCGGCGCAGCTGGATTTCCAGTTCGCGCATGCGCAGGCGCGCGACGCGGTGCACCTGCGCTTCGATCCGGCGCCGCTGGCCACGGCGCTGGACGCACGCGGTCGCGTGCACCTCGCCCTGCGCAGCGCCGCGGCCGACCGTCACCTCTACCTGCAGCGCCCCGACCTGGGCCGCCGGCTGAGCGAGGACGCCGCCGGCGAACTGCGCGGCCACGTCGCGCTGCAGCGCCGTGGCTACGACCTGGCCTTGGTGGTGGCCGACGGCCTGTCGGCGCTGGCGGTGCACCGCCACGCCACGCCGATGCTGGAACGCATCGACGCGCTGGCCGCAGCCGAGGGCTGGACCCTGGCGCCGGTGGCGCTGGTCGAACAGGGCCGCGTGGCGATCGGCGACGAGATCGGCGAACTGCTGGACGCGAGGATGAGCGTGGTGCTGATCGGCGAGCGCCCCGGCCTCAGTTCGCCGGACAGCCTCGGCCTGTACTTCACCTACGCCCCGCGCGTGGGCCTCAACGACGCCTGCCGCAACTGCATCTCCAATGTGCGCGAGGCCGGCCTGAGCTATGCGCAGGCCGCGCACAAGCTGGGCTACCTGATGCGCGAGGCATGCCGGCGGCAACTGTCCGGCGTGCAGCTGAAGGACCAGGCCGACACGCCCGCGCTGGCGGCCGCAGACGACACAGCGCGCAAGCCGCTGGGCAATTTCCTGATCCCGGAGTGAGCTGGGTCCTGCCCGTCCGCGCGGCGGGCCGCAGCGGCGCAGGCGCGTCGGTGCTGGCGCAAGCGGCGGCCTAGGCCAGCGTCGGCGCTGCTGCGGCCCGCTTCGGCAACGCGCACGCATCGGCGCTGCCGACGTCAGCGCCATCATCCGGAAAATGCCTGACACCGTGTCAGGCGTCGCGCAGCGCCGTGGCGCAACGCAGCAGCCCGCGCGGGCGGCGCGCGACACCGCGGACTGACCTGGGATGCGGTTCCGGCCAGGCACTGCAACCGATCACGCGAGCCACGCCGCCGACGAAGGCGCCAACGCCCGCCTTCCCTGCAAAACGTGATCGCTCCGCCACAACCGGCATTTGGCTGCGGCATCGAACGGCAACGCGTCCCGGCGCGCCTAGCATTCGCGCCGGCCACGCCATGGCCACCGATCGCCACCCTGCGGCCACCGGATGACACCGGTATCAATCGACCGTCGACGACGCCGTGCAGCCGTGGCGCAGGGCCCACCACAACCGAGAGAGAGCACATGCCATGACCGCATCGCGCTGGTTCCAGATTCCCGCCACCCTCGCCCTGGCCGGCGGCGTCATCGCCACCGCCTGGGCGCTGACCGGTACCGCCTCCCGGCCGCAGCTGACCAGTGCGGAGGCGGCCAACCAGACCATCGCCAAGCACCTGGCCCAGGCTGGCAGCATCGGTGCACTGACGACCGACAACTGGAATCCCAGCGCCGGCGTCGCCCTGCTCACCGCCGACTACGCGGTCGCCGCCGACGGCTCCACCCGCTACCGCAGCGTGCAGGCCGCGGTCGATGCCGCGGTCGCGGCCGGCGGCAGCATGCGCCGCTACATCAGCGTCAAGCCCGGCACCTACAAGGAAGTGGTGTGCGTGCCCGCGGCGGCGCCGCCGATCACCCTGTTCGGCCTGGGCAGCGCGCCGGCCGCCACCACCATCAGCTTCGGCAACGCCAACCCGACGCCGAAACCGAGCGGCAGCGCCACCCATCCCTGCGCCAGCAACGCCTCCAGCACTACGATCGGCACCTCCGACAGCGGCACCGTCACCGTGCGCGCTGCGCAGTTCCAGGCGCGCAACCTGGCCATCGTCAACAGCTACGTCGAGGACACCTACGCCAGCAGCAACCAGTCGGCGGTGGCGCTGGCGCTGCGCGGCGACAAGGCGGTGCTGGAGAACGTGGCGCTCACCGGCAACCAGGACACCTTGCTGGTCAGCGCCGGCAGCGCCAACACGGTGATCCGGGCGTTCTTCAAGGGCGGCAGCATCGAGGGCGACACCGACTTCATCTTCGGCTCCGGCGTGGCCGTGTTCTCCGGCAGCACGATCCGCTACACCGCCGCGCGCCGCGGCGCCGGCAACGGCGGGGTGATCTTCGCCCCCAGCACCCGCCCCGGCAGCGGCTACGGCTTCCTGGCCGTGGCCAGCACCTTCGACGCGGTCGGCGGCCCGTCGGCGAACACGGTGTACCTGGGCCGCGCCTGGGACGAGAGCGTCGGCAGCCTGTCCAACTACGTCAACGGCAGCTCGCCCAACGGCAAGGTGGTGATCCGCGAGTCCAGCCTGGGCGCGCACATCCGCAAGAGCGCGCCATGGAACGCGTCCACGGTCGGCCGGCCGTACTGCAGCAGCGGCTGCACCCAGTCGGCCAACCGCTTCTACGAATACGCCAACAGCGGCGCCGGCAGCGCCGACTAGGGCGCGCCGCCGCTCCAGGAGCGCATCGCGCCGCTTGCGCGCGGGCACGGCACCAGCAAGCCGGCGGGAAACGCACCTGCGTCGGCACCCGCGATGCCATGGCCCCGGGCGCGCGCAGGAGCGGCGCTGCGGATGGGTCCGGCGCTCAGCCCAGGCCGGCCCACCAGGCGCGCCACAGCGTGGCCATCGCGCTCGGCGGCTTGCGCACGGCGCGGGCCTGCTGCGCGATCCGCGCACGCGCCAGCGCCGACACGATGCGCCGCGGCCGCGGCCCGTGCACGCGCCGCGGCCAGCGTTGCAGCAAGGCCTGCGCCCAGCGCTGCTGCGCCTGCGCCTCGTCGCCGCCGCGCAGCGACAGCGGCACCGCGGCGATGCCGGCGTCGGCCAGGCGCTGCGCCAGCACCTGCGTGGCCAGCGCCGCCGCCGCGTCGCGCTGGCCCTCGAACACGGCGCATTCGACCTGCGCCGCGGCCAGCGCGAACGCCTCCAGGCGCTCGTAGGCATGCGCCGGATCGGCCGCGGCCGCGCGCGAGGCGAGCAGCCCCGGCAAGGCCTCGGCCAGCTGCGCCCACGGCGCGGCGACCGGCTCCAGCACCCGTCCCAGCGGATGCCGCGAGCGTTGTCCGGCCCAGCTGCGCAATTCCTCGCCCCACCACGCCAGCTTGGCGTCGGCCGGCAGCGGATCGCCGGCGATGTTGAGGATGTCGTCGAATTCCTGCAGCAGCGCGAACCAGGCCACGGTGCGCGTGCGCTGCGGCGCCGGCACGAAGGTCTCGGCCACCGCCCATTCCGGCCAGCGGCTACGCCATTTGTCGAGGAAGGCATCCAGGGCGGAGGTGCTGCTCATGCGATCGGGAATTCCGGAAGGTCAGGGACGCTGCGCCGCGCCGGGCCAGGCGTGCGCATCGAGCAGGTCGGCCGGCGCGGCGACCAGCGCATCGGCGCGCCAGGCCAGCGGGTCCTCGCCGTCCAGGCGATAGCCCCACAGCACCGCCACCGAGGCCATGCCGGCGGCGCGCGCGGCGAGGATGTCGCGTTCGTCGTCGCCGACGTAGGCGACCTGCGCCGGCGGCACGTCGATGCGCTGCGCGGCCACCTGCAGCGGCAGCGGGTGCGGCTTGCGCTCGGCCAGGGTATCGCCGCCGATCAGCACCGCGCAGCGCCGTTCCCAGCCCAGCTGCGGCAGGATCAGCCGCGCCAGGTATTCGGGCTTGTTGGTGACGATGCCCCACACGCAGCCGGCGTCCTCCAGCCGCTGCAGCAAGGCGGCGATACCGTCGAACGGCTGCGAATGCCGGCCGATCAGCGTTTCGTAATGGCGCAGGAAATCGGGAATCAGCGCATCGCGCGCAGCGCCCGGCAGCTCGGGAAACGCCACGCCCAGCATCGCCCGCGAGCCCTTGGACACCACCGGACGCAGCTGCTCCAGGCTCAGCGGGTCGGCGCCATGCTCGGCGCGCAGCGCATTGGCCGCGGCCAGCAGATCCGGCGCACTGTCCAGCAGCGTGCCGTCCAGGTCGAACAGCACCGCGCGCGGGAAATTCCGGGATGCCCCGGCCTGCGGCGGCTGGGCGAAGCCCATCACGCGCACGCGCGCCCGCTGTTGCCAATCCCCAATCCCCAATCCCGAATCACGGCTTCACCGCACACGCCAGGTAATTCACCTCGGTGCGCGTGGACAGCCGCGCGCGGTTGCGCCACGGCTCGTACAGCATGCCGCTGACGTCGTGCAGCTGCAGCTCGGCCTGGCGCAGCCAGGCCGCCAGCTCGGCCGGCTTGATGAAGTCCTGGTAGCGGTGGGTGCCGGTGGGCAGCAGCCGCGCCACGTATTCGGCGCCGACGATGGCCAGCGCGAACGCGGCCGGGGTGCGGTTGAGGGTGGACAGGAACAGCTGGCCGCCGGGCTTGAGCAGGGTCGCGCAGGCGCGCACGATCGCCGCCGGATCGGGCACGTGTTCGAGCATCTCCATGCAGGTGATCGCGTCGAAGCTGCCCGGGCGCTCGGCGGCCAGGTCCTCGACCGACTGCACGCGGTAGTCGACCTCCACGCCGGATTCGAACTGGTGCAGCCGCGCCACCTTGACCAGCTCCGGCGACAGGTCGATCGCGGTGACCTGCGCGCCCTCCTTGGCCAGCGCCTCGCTGAGCAGGCCGCCGCCGCAGCCCACGTCGAGCACGCTGGCGCCGCGCAGCGGCACGCGCTCGGCGACGTAGCGCAGGCGCACCGGGTTCAGCGCGTGCAGCGGTTTCTGCGGGCCGTCGGCGTCCCACCAGCGGGTGGCCAGCGCGCCGAACTTGTCCAGTTCGGCCTGATCGAAGTTGGCGGTTGGATTGGGAGCGGAAGCGGTCATGGCGGCATCTCGGTTGGGCCGCGCGCGGATCGCGGCACGGCAGTGAAGCGGATCAGGCGTGCACGCTGCGGATGCGCTCGCGCCACTGCCGCGCGTTGGCGACCAGCGCGTCGGCGTCCATGTCCACCAGCATGCGCTGCTCGAGCTTGCGCTGGCCGGCGATCCACACGTCGCTGACCTGCTGCCGGCCGGCCGCGTAGACCAGCTGCGACAGCACGTTGTGCAGCGGCTGGGTCTCCAGCGCCGACAGGTCCACGCAGATCAGGTCGGCCTGCTTGCCGACCTCGATCGAGCCGATCTTCTCGCCGAAGCCCAGCGCGCGCGCGCCGCCCAGGGTGGCCGCGCGCAGCGTGCTGGCCGCGTCCAGCGCGGTGGCGTCGTTGGCCACCGCCTTGGCCAGGATCGCCGCGGTGCGGTTCTCGCTGAACATGTCCAGGTCGTTGTTGCTGGCGCAGCCGTCGGTGCCGATCGCCAGGTTCACGCCCGCGCGCTGCAAGGCGCAGGCCGGGCAGAACCCGGAGGCGAGCTTGAGGTTGGATTCGGGGCAATGCACCACGCTGACCCCGCGCTCGGCGCACAGGTGGATCTCCGCGTCGGTGAGCTGGGTCATGTGCACCGCGATCAGGCGGTCGTTGACCAGGCCGAGCCGGTCCAGCCGCGCCAGCGGGCGCTGGCCGTACTGCTTGAGCGAGTCGGCGATCTCCTGCGCGGTCTCGTGGGTGTGCAGGTGCACCGGCACGTCGAGCTGGTCGGACAGCATGCGCACGCGCTCGAAGTTGGCGTCGTTGACCGTGTAAGGCGCATGCGGGGCGAAGGCGATGCCGATCAGCGGATCGTCGCGCCACTGGTCGTGCACCTCGCAGGCGCGTTCGAAGTACTCGTCGGAGGTCTTGGCCCAGGCGGTCGGGAAATCGATGATCACCGTGCCGACCCGCGCGCGGAAGCCGTGCTGCTTGTACACCGCGGCCTGCACGTCGGAGAAGAAGTAGTTCTCGTTGGCGCAGGTGGTGCCGCCGCGCAGCATCTCGGCGATCGCCAGCGCGGTGCCGTCGGCGACGAACTCCGGGCCGATCACCGCGGTCTCCACCGGCCAGATGTGCTGCTGCAGCCACACCATCAGCGGCAGGTCGTCGGCGATGCCGCGCAGCAGGGTCATCGGGTTGTGGGTGTGCGCGTTGACCAGGCCCGGCAGCAGCGCCGCGTCCGGGCGCGACACCGTGCGCGCGGCGGCGAAGCGCGCCTGCGCCTCGGCGCGCGGCAGCACCGCGACGATCTCGCTGCCGCGCACCGCCACCGCGTGGTCCTCCAGCACCACCGCGTGCGGCTCGATCGGGACCACGTAGCCGGCTTCGATCAGCAGGTCGCAGGATTCGGGAATGGAGGTCATCGCAAGCGCTCTGGAAAAGGAAGGATCAGGTTGCCGCCTGGGCCTGGCCGATGCGGCGCCGGTACACGCGCATCACCACCCACTGCAGCACGAACACCGCCACGAAACCCAATCGCCCCAGCATGGGTGCGACCATCGCCAGCGGAATGCACAGCGCGAACACCACCGGCGCGACCGCCACGCGCAGCGTCATCGCCCGCGCCTGCAGCGCGCCCAGCCGCTGCGCCAGGCCTTCCTTGCGCACCGCGTAGGCATGCAGCAGGTAGGCGGCCAGGCCGATCGCGGCCAGATGCGCGCAATACACCGCGAACGCCTCGTGGCTGCCGAAGTAGTCCGAATACAGCGCGGTGGAAAACGGCAGCAGGCCGATCAGCAGCAACTGCAGCACGTTGAGCCAGATCAGCCGGTCGTCGAACTGGCGGATATGCCGGCACAGCTGCAGGTGCGACTTCCAGAACAGCGCGGTTACCAGGAAGCTCACCGCGAACCCGATGAACAGCGGCAACATCCGGTGCAGCGCGGCCAGGATGCCGCCGGCGGCCTCGACCTCGGCATGCCCCGGCACCTTGATCTCCACCGCCAGCAGGGTGATGGCGATGGCGAACACCGCGTCGCTG carries:
- a CDS encoding ethanolamine ammonia-lyase subunit EutB codes for the protein MSGFAHSVGGQTWRFDDLKDLLAKATPARSGDRLAGLAADSEPQRVAAQMALADLPLRHFLDEAVIPYEDDEVTRLIVDSHDAAAFAPVAHLTVGGFRDWLLGEAADDVALAALAPGLTPEMAAAVSKLMRIQDLVLVAQKIRVVTAFRNTLGLRGRLSTRLQPNHPTDDLAGIAASVLDGLLYANGDAVIGINPASDNTQTICELLKMLDAVIAGYQIPTQACVLTHVTTSIEAIERGVPLDLVFQSIAGTQKANASFGIDLALLQEGYEAGLSLGRGSVGDNVMYFETGQGSALSADAHHGVDQQTCEVRAYAVARRFKPLLVNTVVGFIGPEYLYDGKQIIRAGLEDHFCGKLLGVPMGCDICYTNHAEADQDDMDVLLTLLGTAGINFIMGIPGSDDVMLNYQTTSFHDALYARQALGLRPAPEFEAWLERLDILRLDNGRFRLGHEPPAAFRRALAQLG
- a CDS encoding TMEM175 family protein, translating into MTTSHADSADSRYPHDRVVFFSDAVFAIAITLLAVEIKVPGHAEVEAAGGILAALHRMLPLFIGFAVSFLVTALFWKSHLQLCRHIRQFDDRLIWLNVLQLLLIGLLPFSTALYSDYFGSHEAFAVYCAHLAAIGLAAYLLHAYAVRKEGLAQRLGALQARAMTLRVAVAPVVFALCIPLAMVAPMLGRLGFVAVFVLQWVVMRVYRRRIGQAQAAT
- a CDS encoding squalene/phytoene synthase family protein, producing the protein MSSTSALDAFLDKWRSRWPEWAVAETFVPAPQRTRTVAWFALLQEFDDILNIAGDPLPADAKLAWWGEELRSWAGQRSRHPLGRVLEPVAAPWAQLAEALPGLLASRAAAADPAHAYERLEAFALAAAQVECAVFEGQRDAAAALATQVLAQRLADAGIAAVPLSLRGGDEAQAQQRWAQALLQRWPRRVHGPRPRRIVSALARARIAQQARAVRKPPSAMATLWRAWWAGLG
- a CDS encoding phosphoglycolate phosphatase, which encodes MGFAQPPQAGASRNFPRAVLFDLDGTLLDSAPDLLAAANALRAEHGADPLSLEQLRPVVSKGSRAMLGVAFPELPGAARDALIPDFLRHYETLIGRHSQPFDGIAALLQRLEDAGCVWGIVTNKPEYLARLILPQLGWERRCAVLIGGDTLAERKPHPLPLQVAAQRIDVPPAQVAYVGDDERDILAARAAGMASVAVLWGYRLDGEDPLAWRADALVAAPADLLDAHAWPGAAQRP
- the ubiG gene encoding bifunctional 2-polyprenyl-6-hydroxyphenol methylase/3-demethylubiquinol 3-O-methyltransferase UbiG, translating into MTASAPNPTANFDQAELDKFGALATRWWDADGPQKPLHALNPVRLRYVAERVPLRGASVLDVGCGGGLLSEALAKEGAQVTAIDLSPELVKVARLHQFESGVEVDYRVQSVEDLAAERPGSFDAITCMEMLEHVPDPAAIVRACATLLKPGGQLFLSTLNRTPAAFALAIVGAEYVARLLPTGTHRYQDFIKPAELAAWLRQAELQLHDVSGMLYEPWRNRARLSTRTEVNYLACAVKP
- a CDS encoding TRZ/ATZ family hydrolase, with the protein product MTSIPESCDLLIEAGYVVPIEPHAVVLEDHAVAVRGSEIVAVLPRAEAQARFAAARTVSRPDAALLPGLVNAHTHNPMTLLRGIADDLPLMVWLQQHIWPVETAVIGPEFVADGTALAIAEMLRGGTTCANENYFFSDVQAAVYKQHGFRARVGTVIIDFPTAWAKTSDEYFERACEVHDQWRDDPLIGIAFAPHAPYTVNDANFERVRMLSDQLDVPVHLHTHETAQEIADSLKQYGQRPLARLDRLGLVNDRLIAVHMTQLTDAEIHLCAERGVSVVHCPESNLKLASGFCPACALQRAGVNLAIGTDGCASNNDLDMFSENRTAAILAKAVANDATALDAASTLRAATLGGARALGFGEKIGSIEVGKQADLICVDLSALETQPLHNVLSQLVYAAGRQQVSDVWIAGQRKLEQRMLVDMDADALVANARQWRERIRSVHA
- a CDS encoding putative acyl-CoA thioester hydrolase, with the protein product MTASRWFQIPATLALAGGVIATAWALTGTASRPQLTSAEAANQTIAKHLAQAGSIGALTTDNWNPSAGVALLTADYAVAADGSTRYRSVQAAVDAAVAAGGSMRRYISVKPGTYKEVVCVPAAAPPITLFGLGSAPAATTISFGNANPTPKPSGSATHPCASNASSTTIGTSDSGTVTVRAAQFQARNLAIVNSYVEDTYASSNQSAVALALRGDKAVLENVALTGNQDTLLVSAGSANTVIRAFFKGGSIEGDTDFIFGSGVAVFSGSTIRYTAARRGAGNGGVIFAPSTRPGSGYGFLAVASTFDAVGGPSANTVYLGRAWDESVGSLSNYVNGSSPNGKVVIRESSLGAHIRKSAPWNASTVGRPYCSSGCTQSANRFYEYANSGAGSAD
- the eutC gene encoding ethanolamine ammonia-lyase subunit EutC, which translates into the protein MHDDSERSSRADPWAALRRLTPARIALGRTGTSLPTAAQLDFQFAHAQARDAVHLRFDPAPLATALDARGRVHLALRSAAADRHLYLQRPDLGRRLSEDAAGELRGHVALQRRGYDLALVVADGLSALAVHRHATPMLERIDALAAAEGWTLAPVALVEQGRVAIGDEIGELLDARMSVVLIGERPGLSSPDSLGLYFTYAPRVGLNDACRNCISNVREAGLSYAQAAHKLGYLMREACRRQLSGVQLKDQADTPALAAADDTARKPLGNFLIPE